The following are encoded in a window of Gemmatimonadales bacterium genomic DNA:
- a CDS encoding CapA family protein, which translates to MRRVGRLAILAAAAACGRAPPPSPPRPLPDTTTPPPPAPAAPLAPGPPARLYAPVRLAFVGDINLGTSTFSDGVPPDEGRGLLDRARPSLVGDLVVGNFEGVLADTGSSVKCEWLRERIARRERELRRRRRRHLPAPIDSTSDEAGCFAFRTPTALAPRLREAGFTHLNLANNHANDYGPAGRVSTEALLDSLGIDFYGPIGRIAIDSVRRGDSLTIVGLIGFSTYPFAYDLLDIQRSTAVIDSLRPLVDLLLVTFHGGSEGIRAVHTPEQAESLGHEPRGELRRWAHAVIDAGADGVVGHGPHVLRGIELYRGKPIVYSLGNFLTYRGFSLAGPLGITGVLQLEYAPDRRLSGARFVPMRQFPRQGPAPDPDGRALELLRQLSAEDFGDAGARLAPDGKISLE; encoded by the coding sequence ATGCGGCGAGTGGGCCGGCTGGCGATCCTGGCGGCAGCGGCGGCCTGTGGCCGCGCCCCGCCGCCATCCCCACCGCGCCCTCTTCCCGACACCACCACACCTCCGCCGCCGGCGCCCGCGGCACCTCTCGCGCCGGGGCCTCCGGCCCGGCTCTACGCCCCGGTTCGCCTCGCCTTCGTCGGGGACATCAACCTCGGCACCAGCACGTTCTCCGACGGGGTGCCGCCGGATGAGGGGCGCGGTCTCCTCGACCGGGCCCGCCCGTCGCTGGTCGGCGACCTGGTGGTGGGAAACTTCGAAGGAGTACTGGCGGACACCGGATCATCGGTCAAGTGCGAGTGGCTCCGCGAGCGCATCGCCCGCCGCGAGCGGGAGCTCCGCCGTCGCCGGCGGCGGCACCTGCCGGCGCCCATCGACAGCACCTCGGATGAGGCCGGCTGCTTCGCCTTCCGCACTCCCACGGCACTCGCCCCCCGATTGCGGGAGGCGGGCTTCACCCATCTCAACCTGGCGAACAACCACGCCAACGACTATGGCCCGGCCGGACGGGTGTCGACCGAGGCGCTGCTCGACAGCCTCGGAATCGATTTCTACGGTCCCATCGGACGCATCGCCATCGACAGCGTCCGACGAGGGGACAGCCTCACGATCGTCGGGCTGATCGGCTTCAGCACCTACCCGTTCGCCTACGATCTGCTGGACATCCAGCGCAGCACCGCGGTGATCGATTCGCTGCGCCCGCTGGTGGACCTGCTCCTTGTCACCTTCCATGGCGGGAGCGAAGGAATCCGAGCCGTTCACACGCCGGAGCAGGCCGAGTCGCTGGGACATGAGCCGCGCGGCGAGTTGCGGCGGTGGGCCCACGCGGTGATCGATGCCGGAGCTGACGGGGTGGTGGGCCACGGACCGCACGTGCTCCGCGGCATCGAGCTCTATCGAGGGAAACCGATCGTCTACTCGCTGGGGAATTTCCTGACCTACCGAGGCTTCAGCCTGGCCGGGCCGCTGGGAATCACCGGTGTGCTGCAGCTGGAGTACGCCCCGGATCGCCGGCTGAGTGGCGCCCGGTTCGTGCCGATGCGCCAGTTCCCCCGGCAGGGACCGGCTCCCGACCCCGACGGCCGGGCGCTGGAGCTCCTCCGCCAGCTCTCCGCCGAGGATTTCGGAGATGCTGGTGCGCGTCTGGCGCCGGACGGCAAGATTTCGCTGGAGTGA
- the gltX gene encoding glutamate--tRNA ligase produces the protein MSSPRVRFAPSPTGYLHVGGARTALFNWLFARHTAGTLILRIEDTDRERSTEEHTRVILEGLTWLGITWDEGPLFQGEYAARHQASAERLLAEGKAYRCFCTREELDAQRAAAAAAGAAFRYDRRCLRLAPAEIEARIRAGTPSTIRFLLQDEEIAWDDAVHGRISFQGRDLDDFVILRSDHSAIYNLAVVSDDIAMDITHVIRGDDHISNTPKQIALYRALGHPLPVFAHVPMILGADGKKLSKRHGATAVGDYQKQGILPAAMRNFLALLGWSPGGDREIVAGEEMIRLFTLEGIQKKAAVFDTTKLEWMNGQYLSALPAEELVPAVRRQLEHIGVNPGGGDLAPLIDAVKARSRTIIHVAEQIAVRLDPARAPLDAKGEALIRKMGPAFAANLETAASALEQLPANGWAPERIVECLKSVAEAHGFKLGDTMQPIRVALTGSTVSEPVNELLAVVGRQRAIERMRAVARRWSNPQSAA, from the coding sequence ATGAGCTCACCGCGCGTTCGCTTCGCCCCGTCCCCCACCGGCTATCTCCACGTCGGTGGCGCCCGCACCGCGCTGTTCAACTGGCTCTTCGCTCGGCACACGGCTGGCACCCTGATCCTGCGGATCGAAGACACCGATCGGGAGCGGAGCACCGAGGAGCACACCCGTGTGATCCTGGAGGGGCTGACCTGGCTCGGGATCACCTGGGACGAAGGCCCGCTCTTCCAGGGCGAGTACGCCGCCCGCCACCAGGCCAGCGCCGAGCGCCTGCTGGCCGAAGGCAAGGCGTATCGCTGCTTCTGTACCCGGGAGGAGCTGGACGCGCAGCGCGCCGCGGCCGCAGCGGCCGGTGCCGCCTTTCGCTACGACCGCCGCTGCCTCCGGCTCGCCCCCGCGGAAATCGAAGCCCGCATCCGCGCGGGCACACCCTCGACCATTCGCTTCCTGCTGCAGGACGAGGAGATCGCCTGGGACGATGCGGTACACGGGCGGATCAGCTTCCAGGGTCGGGACCTCGACGATTTCGTCATTCTCCGGAGCGACCACAGCGCGATCTACAATCTGGCCGTGGTGAGCGACGACATCGCCATGGACATCACTCACGTGATTCGGGGCGACGACCACATCTCCAACACGCCCAAACAGATCGCCCTGTACCGGGCCCTCGGTCACCCGCTCCCGGTCTTCGCCCATGTCCCCATGATCCTCGGCGCCGACGGGAAGAAGCTGTCCAAGCGCCACGGCGCCACCGCCGTGGGCGACTACCAGAAACAGGGGATCCTCCCCGCGGCGATGCGCAACTTCCTGGCGCTGCTCGGCTGGTCGCCCGGCGGTGATCGCGAGATCGTGGCCGGGGAGGAGATGATCCGCCTCTTCACCCTGGAGGGGATCCAGAAGAAGGCCGCCGTCTTCGATACCACGAAGCTCGAGTGGATGAACGGCCAGTATCTCTCCGCGCTTCCCGCCGAAGAGCTCGTCCCCGCGGTTCGCCGGCAACTGGAGCACATCGGGGTGAATCCCGGCGGCGGGGATCTCGCGCCGCTCATCGACGCCGTGAAGGCCCGTTCCCGGACCATCATTCATGTCGCGGAGCAGATCGCAGTGCGGCTCGATCCGGCGCGCGCGCCGCTCGATGCCAAGGGTGAGGCGCTGATCCGGAAGATGGGGCCTGCCTTCGCGGCGAACCTGGAGACCGCGGCGAGCGCCCTGGAGCAGCTCCCCGCCAATGGTTGGGCGCCGGAGCGCATCGTGGAGTGTCTCAAGAGCGTGGCCGAAGCGCACGGGTTCAAGCTGGGTGACACGATGCAGCCGATCCGGGTGGCCCTCACCGGCTCGACCGTCTCCGAGCCAGTGAACGAGCTCCTGGCCGTGGTCGGCCGCCAGCGGGCCATCGAGCGCATGCGCGCCGTCGCCCGGCGCTGGAGCAACCCCCAGTCCGCGGCCTGA
- a CDS encoding nuclear transport factor 2 family protein → MGQGVEQPHVPVRKALDEIRVLRAEYAEAFNKQDAATLVDVYAPDATMIDADGTMLTGKDAIRKRIEAGPWGTLSIDSDTVRVFGNTAYDIGTARISHKGGGEDVSHYLVVLRRGIKEWKVSSIAQVPETKKGNASDSAGH, encoded by the coding sequence ATGGGCCAGGGAGTCGAGCAACCCCACGTCCCGGTACGGAAAGCCCTCGATGAGATCAGAGTCTTACGCGCGGAATACGCCGAAGCGTTCAACAAACAGGACGCGGCGACGCTGGTGGACGTATATGCGCCGGATGCCACCATGATCGACGCTGACGGTACGATGCTGACCGGCAAGGACGCGATACGGAAGAGGATCGAGGCCGGTCCATGGGGGACCCTGTCGATCGACTCGGATACCGTGCGAGTTTTTGGGAACACTGCCTATGACATTGGAACCGCGCGCATCTCGCACAAGGGCGGGGGCGAGGACGTCAGCCACTATCTGGTCGTCCTTCGGCGTGGAATCAAGGAGTGGAAGGTCAGCAGCATCGCGCAGGTGCCAGAAACCAAAAAAGGGAACGCCAGCGATTCGGCGGGACACTGA
- a CDS encoding PAS domain S-box protein — translation MLTDPLRILILEDVPMDAELVEYELARARIPFTSRCVDTRESFVQELADFRPDVILSDYTLPRFDGMSALAVARQRAPSVPFLIVTGSVNEETAVGCMKAGATDYLLKSNLARIGPAIEGALERVHLQTEQARAEAALRRSEANLRAIFNNSLQCFVLVDRDGTIQALNRTAGEWSERILGRRPREGDEVRQFVPQAVPLLQAALRGETSTVELSLRDVDQVERWFEITTTPVIDERGDVIGICLDARDVSERKGAEQLLRASEERYRDLFDNASDLVCMTAPDGTFRYVNHAWQQRVGYSGEEIRRLALLDVIHPESRDRYRELIERVLGGETLTHVELVFLTREGGSITVEGNLSCTSANGRPVMIRGIYRDVTERKRVEEHLRRTERLQAAGRLAGGMAHEVNNMMTGVIGFSRFLLQTLDPTDDRRGDLEEIIRAGSRAADVTRQLLAFTRQQMLRPQLLDLNAVVLGMEKMLRRSLSEQHLLELRLSPTIGQIRADGAQLEQVLMNLVLNARDALGEQGRVTIATGTASLDEVYAQRHNEANIASGPYVLLTVSDDGCGMDRELQTRIFEPFYTTKPVGQGSGLGLSTVYGIVKQSEGFVWVYSEPGHGTTFKVYLPQLSTALPDRPVPAPPPAPCLGTETILVVEDEALVRGMASRGLREYGYCVVEAANGVLALALLEEGALRVDLMISDVVMPEMGGRELGRRVALINPSLPVLYMSGYTGDDVVQRGLLDPGLPFQQKPFMPEELARKVREMLDGKVVAS, via the coding sequence ATGCTGACGGACCCGCTGCGGATCCTGATTCTCGAGGATGTTCCGATGGACGCCGAGCTCGTGGAATACGAGCTCGCCCGCGCCCGTATTCCTTTCACCTCTCGGTGCGTCGACACCCGCGAGTCCTTCGTGCAGGAGCTCGCGGATTTCCGGCCCGACGTGATCCTCTCGGACTATACCCTCCCCCGGTTCGACGGCATGTCGGCCCTCGCGGTGGCGCGCCAGCGTGCGCCGAGCGTTCCCTTCCTCATCGTCACCGGCTCGGTCAATGAGGAGACGGCGGTCGGCTGCATGAAAGCCGGTGCCACCGACTACCTGCTCAAGAGCAATCTGGCGCGGATCGGCCCGGCGATCGAAGGAGCCCTGGAGCGGGTGCACCTCCAGACCGAGCAGGCCCGGGCCGAAGCCGCCCTGCGCCGTTCGGAGGCCAACCTGCGCGCAATCTTCAACAACAGCCTGCAGTGCTTCGTGCTGGTCGACCGGGACGGCACCATTCAGGCGCTGAACCGCACCGCCGGGGAGTGGTCGGAGCGCATCCTGGGTCGCCGGCCCCGGGAAGGCGACGAGGTCCGGCAGTTCGTGCCCCAGGCGGTGCCGTTGCTTCAGGCCGCCCTCCGGGGTGAGACGTCCACCGTCGAGCTGAGTCTCCGGGATGTCGACCAGGTCGAGCGCTGGTTCGAGATCACCACCACGCCGGTGATCGACGAGCGCGGCGACGTGATCGGGATCTGCCTCGACGCGCGTGACGTGAGCGAGCGGAAAGGCGCCGAGCAGTTGCTGCGCGCCAGCGAGGAGCGCTATCGCGACCTGTTCGACAATGCCAGCGATCTGGTCTGCATGACCGCGCCCGATGGGACGTTCCGCTATGTCAACCATGCCTGGCAGCAGCGGGTCGGATACTCCGGGGAGGAGATCCGCCGGCTCGCCCTGCTGGACGTGATCCACCCCGAAAGCCGCGACCGCTACCGCGAGCTCATCGAGCGGGTGCTCGGCGGCGAGACGCTGACCCACGTGGAGCTGGTCTTTCTCACCCGCGAGGGCGGCAGCATTACGGTCGAAGGGAACCTGAGCTGCACCAGTGCCAACGGCCGCCCCGTGATGATCCGGGGGATCTATCGCGACGTCACCGAGCGGAAACGGGTGGAGGAGCACCTCCGCCGGACGGAACGCCTGCAGGCCGCAGGACGGCTCGCCGGCGGCATGGCCCACGAGGTCAACAACATGATGACCGGCGTGATCGGGTTCAGCCGGTTCCTGCTGCAGACTCTCGATCCCACCGATGATCGTCGCGGCGACCTGGAGGAGATCATCCGGGCCGGCAGCCGCGCCGCCGACGTGACCCGGCAACTGCTCGCCTTCACCCGCCAGCAGATGCTGCGGCCGCAGCTGCTCGACCTGAACGCCGTGGTTCTGGGGATGGAGAAGATGCTGCGCCGCTCGCTGTCCGAGCAGCACCTCCTCGAGCTGCGGCTCTCGCCTACCATCGGACAGATCCGGGCGGACGGAGCCCAGCTCGAGCAGGTCCTCATGAACCTGGTGCTCAACGCGCGCGACGCCCTGGGTGAGCAGGGACGAGTCACCATCGCCACCGGCACGGCATCGCTCGACGAGGTGTACGCCCAACGGCACAATGAAGCGAACATCGCCTCCGGCCCGTACGTCCTGCTCACCGTGAGCGACGATGGATGCGGCATGGATCGGGAGCTGCAGACTCGCATCTTCGAGCCATTCTACACCACCAAGCCCGTGGGCCAGGGCTCCGGTCTCGGCCTTTCGACCGTGTATGGCATCGTCAAGCAGAGCGAGGGCTTCGTCTGGGTGTACAGCGAGCCGGGCCACGGGACCACGTTCAAGGTCTACCTTCCCCAGCTCTCGACTGCGCTTCCCGACCGCCCGGTGCCGGCGCCCCCGCCCGCGCCCTGCCTGGGTACGGAGACCATCCTGGTGGTGGAAGACGAAGCGCTGGTGCGTGGGATGGCGTCACGCGGACTGCGGGAGTACGGCTACTGCGTGGTCGAAGCGGCCAACGGGGTCCTGGCTCTGGCGCTGCTCGAGGAGGGAGCCCTGCGGGTCGATCTCATGATCTCCGACGTCGTCATGCCCGAGATGGGTGGCCGGGAGCTGGGACGGCGGGTCGCCCTGATAAATCCGAGCCTGCCGGTGCTCTACATGTCGGGGTACACCGGTGACGATGTCGTGCAGCGGGGCCTGCTCGACCCTGGGCTGCCCTTTCAGCAGAAGCCGTTCATGCCGGAAGAGCTGGCACGCAAGGTCCGGGAGATGCTCGACGGAAAGGTCGTGGCATCGTAG